From Phenylobacterium immobile (ATCC 35973), a single genomic window includes:
- the rplI gene encoding 50S ribosomal protein L9 yields the protein MKVILLERVEGWGTLGDVVNVKDGYARNFLLPRAKALRANNANLKVFEAQRSDIEARNARTKADAAQSGEGLDGTSYILIRQAGESGQLYGSVSGRDVADAVNAEGGKVERSMVVLDKPIKTIGVHEVKVRLHAEVTVTVTLNIARSQDEAERQARGENVINSQFEEDRLADEEAQADLLEGGAGSIQGDSED from the coding sequence ATGAAAGTCATTCTGCTCGAACGCGTGGAAGGCTGGGGAACCCTCGGCGACGTGGTCAACGTCAAGGACGGTTACGCCCGCAACTTCCTGCTGCCCCGCGCCAAGGCGCTCCGGGCCAACAACGCCAACCTGAAGGTGTTCGAAGCCCAGCGCTCCGACATCGAGGCCCGCAACGCCCGCACCAAGGCTGACGCCGCCCAATCCGGCGAAGGTCTGGACGGCACGTCGTACATCCTGATCCGTCAGGCTGGCGAAAGCGGCCAGCTCTACGGCTCGGTCAGCGGTCGTGACGTGGCCGACGCGGTCAACGCCGAAGGCGGCAAGGTCGAACGCTCGATGGTCGTCCTGGACAAGCCGATCAAGACGATCGGCGTCCACGAGGTGAAGGTGCGCCTACATGCCGAGGTCACGGTCACCGTGACCCTGAACATCGCGCGCAGCCAAGACGAAGCCGAGCGCCAGGCGCGCGGTGAGAACGTCATCAACTCGCAGTTCGAAGAAGATCGTCTCGCCGACGAAGAAGCCCAGGCCGACCTCCTTGAAGGCGGTGCGGGTTCGATCCAAGGCGACTCGGAAGACTAA
- the rpsR gene encoding 30S ribosomal protein S18 yields MTDETSTAPTAGASAGGARRPFFRRRKVCPFSGANAPKIDYKDVKLLQRYVSERGKIVPSRITAVSAKKQRELAKAIKRARFLALLPYVVK; encoded by the coding sequence ATGACTGACGAAACCTCCACGGCCCCGACCGCCGGCGCATCGGCAGGCGGCGCCCGCCGCCCGTTCTTCCGCCGCCGCAAGGTTTGCCCGTTCTCCGGCGCCAACGCCCCGAAGATCGACTACAAGGACGTGAAGCTGCTGCAGCGTTACGTCTCGGAACGCGGCAAGATCGTGCCCTCGCGCATCACCGCGGTGTCGGCCAAGAAGCAACGCGAACTGGCCAAGGCCATCAAGCGCGCCCGCTTCCTGGCCCTCCTCCCCTACGTCGTGAAGTAA
- the rpsF gene encoding 30S ribosomal protein S6, translated as MALYEHVVISRQDISPQQAEALNDTLKAQIEAGGGNVAKIEYWGLRNLTYRIKKNRKGHYSLLAIDAPSDAVKEMERQLSLNEDVLRFMTVRVEELDLELSPVLARRDRDRDRRDDVPQF; from the coding sequence ATGGCGCTTTACGAACACGTGGTCATTTCGCGGCAGGATATCTCGCCGCAACAGGCCGAAGCCCTCAACGACACCCTGAAGGCCCAGATCGAAGCCGGCGGCGGCAATGTCGCCAAGATCGAATACTGGGGCCTGCGCAACCTGACCTACCGGATCAAGAAGAACCGCAAGGGTCACTATTCCCTCCTGGCCATCGACGCTCCGTCGGACGCCGTGAAGGAAATGGAACGCCAGCTGTCGCTGAACGAAGACGTCCTGCGGTTCATGACCGTTCGCGTCGAAGAACTGGACCTGGAGCTGTCTCCGGTCCTCGCCCGCCGCGATCGCGACCGCGATCGTCGCGACGATGTCCCGCAATTCTAA
- the epmA gene encoding EF-P lysine aminoacylase EpmA: protein MNLPSPSPWWRPDIHQDRRPFLEARGRILKAVRAWFDDRGFVEVETAGLQVSPGNEAHLHAFQTEALGLDGARRALYLRTSPEFACKSLLAAGEQRIFEISKVWRNRERGRLHHPEFTMLEWYRAEEPYESLMADCALLLALAAEAAGRPALTWRDSTCDPFAEPARLTLAEAFEDFAQIDLLATIATTGATDRDALATAATAVAVRVADDDTWSDVFSRVLVEKVEPNLGHGRPTILHEYPAAEAALARRKADDPRVAERFELYACGVELANAFGELTNATEQAARFEAEMAEKARVYGERYPIDPDFLAALQIMPEASGAALGFDRLVMLASGANHIEQVLWSPVAEICP, encoded by the coding sequence GTGAACCTGCCTTCTCCGTCCCCTTGGTGGCGGCCTGACATCCACCAGGACCGCCGGCCGTTCCTGGAAGCGCGCGGCCGTATCTTGAAGGCCGTGCGGGCCTGGTTCGACGACCGCGGCTTTGTCGAAGTCGAGACAGCGGGCCTGCAGGTCTCCCCCGGCAACGAAGCCCATCTACATGCTTTCCAGACCGAGGCGCTCGGGCTTGATGGCGCCCGCCGCGCCCTCTACCTGCGCACCTCTCCCGAATTCGCGTGCAAGAGCCTGTTGGCCGCCGGAGAGCAGCGCATCTTTGAGATTTCCAAGGTTTGGCGCAACCGCGAGCGCGGCCGCCTCCACCATCCCGAATTCACCATGCTCGAGTGGTACCGGGCGGAAGAGCCCTATGAGTCTCTAATGGCGGACTGCGCCCTGCTGCTGGCGCTGGCCGCCGAAGCGGCCGGCCGTCCGGCGCTAACATGGCGCGACTCGACCTGCGACCCCTTCGCCGAACCCGCTCGATTGACGCTAGCCGAGGCCTTCGAAGACTTCGCGCAGATCGACCTCCTGGCGACCATCGCTACGACCGGCGCGACGGATCGCGACGCCCTGGCCACAGCAGCGACGGCCGTGGCCGTTCGCGTAGCTGACGACGACACCTGGTCGGACGTCTTCAGCCGTGTGCTTGTGGAGAAGGTCGAACCCAACCTCGGCCACGGCCGCCCCACCATCCTCCACGAATACCCCGCCGCCGAGGCCGCGCTGGCGCGGCGTAAGGCCGACGATCCGCGGGTGGCCGAGCGCTTCGAGCTCTATGCCTGCGGGGTCGAGCTCGCCAACGCCTTCGGCGAGCTGACCAACGCCACGGAGCAGGCCGCGCGCTTCGAGGCCGAGATGGCCGAGAAGGCTCGCGTCTACGGCGAACGTTACCCCATCGACCCGGACTTCTTGGCGGCGCTGCAGATCATGCCTGAGGCT
- the efp gene encoding elongation factor P — protein MKVQASSLRKGAVVDMDGKLYVVLNAENIHPGKGTPVTQLNMRRISDGVKVSERYRTTEVVERATVDQRDYTFLYKDGEEYHFMNPESFDQLVARDDIIGELGAYLADGMTVTLQTHEGAPIALELPARVTLEVVDTEPVTKGQTASGSYKPAMLANGVRTMVPTYITAGTRIVVLTEDGSYYERAKD, from the coding sequence GTGAAAGTTCAGGCCAGCTCGCTGCGCAAGGGCGCCGTCGTCGACATGGATGGCAAGCTGTACGTCGTGCTCAACGCTGAAAATATCCACCCAGGCAAGGGCACGCCCGTGACCCAGCTCAACATGCGCCGCATCTCGGACGGGGTGAAGGTGTCGGAGCGCTATCGCACCACTGAGGTGGTCGAGCGCGCGACGGTGGATCAACGCGACTACACCTTCCTCTACAAGGACGGCGAAGAGTACCACTTCATGAACCCCGAGAGCTTCGACCAACTGGTGGCGCGCGACGACATCATCGGTGAACTCGGCGCCTATCTCGCTGATGGCATGACGGTAACCTTGCAGACCCACGAGGGGGCGCCCATCGCGCTGGAGTTGCCTGCCCGGGTGACCCTCGAGGTTGTGGACACCGAGCCGGTGACCAAGGGTCAGACGGCTTCAGGTTCGTATAAGCCGGCGATGTTGGCCAACGGTGTGCGCACCATGGTGCCGACCTACATTACCGCCGGCACCCGCATCGTGGTGCTGACCGAAGACGGTTCCTATTACGAGCGCGCGAAGGACTGA